A section of the Malus sylvestris chromosome 17, drMalSylv7.2, whole genome shotgun sequence genome encodes:
- the LOC126612110 gene encoding desmethyl-deoxy-podophyllotoxin synthase-like translates to MMKLITAYLDQIMFLIVEGPYFPIFVSLLVCILVIFWKRSRAGGLKSPPGPWKLPIIGNLHQMVGRLPHHIFRDLAKKHGPIMHLKLGQLEAVIISSPKAAREVLKIHELAFAQRPIVLATEVLSFGQGGIISAPYGDLWRSLRKVCMFELLSAKRVQSFRSIREEEAQNLVESIGSMSHRGLAINFSDRCCSFANDVVSKAAFGKKCKDQKEFLSLLDEVNKLASGFDIPDLFPSLSFLGFVTGSIPALKDIQSKLGKILENIINDHKTKISKRDLMIRSTSTTTAGNDKAEEGEEENFVDVLLKLKESNKAEFNFTTNQIKDIILDIFAAASETSATTLEWAMSELMKNPRIMKRAQAEVRQSVVQFEGKKGKVIEERDVKKLDYLKSVVKETLRLHSPLALLPREARDTVQVGGFKLPVKSKVIINLWAMGRDPDIWGADAECFKPERFHGSSVDFKGFDFEFIPFGAGRRICPGMSFGVTVIELALAELLYHFDWKLANGMNPDELDMTESLGLTCKRKNALYLTATPHFTSLGESQ, encoded by the exons ATGATGAAATTGATCACAGCCTATCTGGATCAAATTATGTTCCTAATTGTCGAAGGGCCGTATTTTCCTATTTTCGTTTCGCTCCTTGTCTGCATCCTGGTGATTTTTTGGAAGCGATCCAGAGCCGGAGGCCTAAAGTCACCCCCAGGGCCATGGAAGCTGCCGATTATTGGAAACTTGCATCAAATGGTCGGTCGACTACCACACCACATATTTAGAGACTTAGCGAAGAAACATGGACCCATCATGCACCTTAAACTGGGTCAATTAGAGGCCGTGATTATTTCATCTCCCAAAGCTGCCCGGGAGGTGTTGAAGATTCATGAGCTTGCGTTTGCGCAGAGGCCTATTGTTTTGGCGACAGAGGTTTTGTCTTTTGGTCAAGGAGGTATTATCTCTGCTCCTTATGGAGATTTATGGAGATCGCTGAGAAAGGTTTGTATGTTCGAGCTACTGAGCGCGAAACGTGTGCAGTCTTTCAGATCCATAAGAGAAGAGGAGGCACAGAATCTTGTTGAGTCCATTGGCTCAATGTCTCACAGGGGACTTGCCATCAATTTTAGTGACAGGTGCTGCAGCTTCGCAAATGACGTGGTGTCAAAGGCAGCATTTGGGAAAAAATGCAAAGACCAAAAGGAGTTCCTTTCGCTACTAGACGAAGTAAACAAACTTGCTAGTGGGTTTGATATTCCTGATTTGTTTCCTTCACTCAGTTTTCTTGGGTTCGTTACTGGGTCGATCCCTGCTTTGAAAGACATACAAAGCAAGCTCGGTAAGATTCTCGAAAATATCATCAACGATCATAAGACCAAAATATCCAAAAGAGACTTGATGATCCGTAGTACTAGTACTACTACAGCAGGCAATGACAAAGcggaggagggggaggaggaAAATTTTGTTGACGTACTTCTAAAACTTAAAGAGTCCAATAAGGCGGAGTTCAACTTCACTACCAATCAGATCAAAGATATCATTCTG GACATCTTCGCTGCAGCAAGCGAGACTTCAGCTACTACCTTAGAATGGGCAATGTCAGAGTTGATGAAAAACCCAAGAATCATGAAGAGGGCTCAAGCTGAAGTGAGACAGTCAGTTGTCCAATTTGAAGGAAAGAAAGGCAAAGTTATTGAAGAAAGAGATGTTAAAAAGTTGGACTACTTGAAATCGGTGGTGAAAGAAACTCTGAGGTTACACTCTCCACTCGCTTTGCTCCCAAGAGAAGCAAGGGACACGGTTCAAGTCGGCGGATTCAAATTACCAGTTAAATCAAAAGTAATTATTAATCTATGGGCAATGGGAAGAGACCCAGATATATGGGGGGCAGATGCTGAGTGTTTTAAGCCAGAGAGGTTTCATGGCTCTTCTGTTGACTTTAAGGGTTTTGACTTTGAGTTCATTCCATTTGGTGCCGGCAGAAGAATATGTCCAGGCATGTCATTTGGTGTTACCGTGATTGAACTTGCTCTCGCTGAATTGCTCTACCACTTCGATTGGAAACTGGCGAATGGGATGAATCCAGACGAACTTGACATGACAGAGAGTTTAGGACTGACCTGCAAGAGAAAGAATGCTTTGTACCTAACTGCCACCCCACATTTTACTTCACTCGGTGAGTCACAGTGA
- the LOC126612112 gene encoding desmethyl-deoxy-podophyllotoxin synthase-like, producing MMKLIKAHLDQVMFLIDETPYFPFFTSLLVCILVIVWKRSRAGGLKSPQGPWKLPVIGNLHQMVGLLPHHTLRDLAKKHGPIMYLKLGQLDAVIISSAKAAQEVLKTHELIFAQRPIVLAAEVISFGQSSTIFAPYGDLWRSLRKICVFELLSATRVQSFRSVREEEVRNLIESTGSMSHEGLAINFRDRCCSFTSGVVSKAAFGKKCKDQKEFLSLLDEILKLGSGFDIPDLFPSLSFLVFITGSIPALKDIKSKLNTILERIINDHKIKSNDKAVEEEENFVDVLLKLKESNKVEFNFTTNHIKDMIMEARLQLLP from the exons ATGATGAAATTGATCAAAGCTCATCTGGATCAAGTTATGTTTCTAATTGACGAAACGCCCTATTTTCCATTTTTCACTTCTCTCCTTGTCTGCATCCTGGTGATTGTTTGGAAGCGATCAAGAGCCGGAGGCCTAAAGTCACCCCAAGGGCCATGGAAGCTGCCTGTTATTGGAAACTTGCATCAAATGGTCGGTCTGCTGCCACACCACACACTGAGAGATTTAGCCAAGAAACATGGACCCATCATGTACCTTAAACTCGGTCAATTAGACGCCGTGATTATTTCATCTGCCAAAGCTGCCCAGGAGGTGTTGAAGACACATGAGCTTATATTTGCGCAGAGGCCTATAGTTTTGGCGGCAGAGGTTATATCTTTTGGTCAATCAAGTACTATCTTTGCTCCTTATGGAGATTTATGGAGATCGCTGAGAAAGATATGTGTTTTCGAGCTACTGAGCGCGACACGTGTGCAGTCTTTCAGATCCGTAAGAGAAGAAGAGGTACGGAATCTTATTGAGTCCACTGGCTCAATGTCTCACGAGGGGCTTGCCATCAATTTTAGGGACAGGTGCTGCAGCTTCACAAGTGGCGTAGTGTCGAAGGCAGCATTTGGGAAAAAATGCAAAGACCAAAAGGAGTTCCTTTCGCTACTAGACGAAATACTCAAACTTGGTAGTGGATTTGATATTCCTGATTTGTTTCCTTCACTCAGTTTTCTTGTGTTCATTACTGGGTCGATCCCTGCTCTCAAAGACATAAAAAGCAAGCTCAATACGATTCTGGAACGTATCATCAACGATCATAAAATCAAAAGCAATGACAAAGCagtggaggaggaggaaaaTTTTGTTGACGTACTTCTAAAACTTAAAGAGTCCAACAAGGTGGAGTTCAATTTCACAACCAATCATATCAAAGATATGATTATG GAAGCGAGACTTCAGCTACTACCTTAG